Proteins encoded within one genomic window of Saccharopolyspora pogona:
- a CDS encoding FAD-binding oxidoreductase, giving the protein MPTTTKDAAREALVAELGADCVRDATNTDVVSGVRPHWVATVDGTERTSVAMKVAVEHGLRMVPKGSGSKLDWGSAPEAVDLLLDVSAANGIVDHAAGDLVVHALAGTPIAEVNNTVRAAGQQLAIDQPLPTATLGGIIATGTAGPCRHLFGGVRDLLIGITVVRADGTVTTAGGKVVKNVAGYDLGKLYTGSFGTLGVITEAVFRLHPVAAEHRWITVTTDAPATAATAADIVRHSQAMPTAIELDRPEPAGPITICAQLEGRPNATHDRAVELAAAIGHGAEVLDQAPSWWGRYPFDPVGGIGLRLGAEPTALPRVLSGAQEAAAASGLPLAIRGAAGLGVLNAGLPGDTDPAAVVELVKALRTGCDYAVLVRAPKDAAIDPWGPIAPGFLALMRRTKDQFDPEHRLGPGRFVGGI; this is encoded by the coding sequence ATGCCCACTACAACCAAGGACGCCGCGCGCGAAGCACTCGTGGCCGAGCTCGGTGCCGATTGCGTGCGGGACGCGACGAATACCGACGTGGTGTCGGGTGTCCGCCCGCACTGGGTGGCCACTGTGGACGGAACCGAGCGGACGTCGGTCGCGATGAAGGTCGCCGTCGAGCACGGCCTTCGGATGGTGCCCAAGGGGTCGGGCAGCAAGCTCGACTGGGGCAGCGCTCCGGAGGCGGTGGACCTGCTGCTCGACGTGTCGGCCGCCAACGGCATCGTCGACCACGCCGCGGGCGACCTCGTCGTGCACGCCCTGGCGGGAACACCGATCGCCGAGGTCAACAACACCGTGCGCGCCGCCGGGCAGCAGCTGGCGATCGACCAGCCGCTGCCGACCGCGACGCTTGGCGGGATCATCGCCACCGGCACCGCTGGCCCGTGCCGGCACCTCTTCGGCGGGGTGCGTGACCTGCTCATCGGCATCACGGTCGTGCGGGCCGACGGCACCGTGACCACCGCCGGCGGGAAGGTCGTCAAGAACGTCGCCGGCTACGACCTCGGCAAGCTCTACACCGGTTCCTTCGGCACGCTCGGTGTGATCACCGAGGCGGTGTTCCGGTTGCACCCGGTCGCCGCCGAGCACCGCTGGATCACCGTCACCACCGACGCCCCCGCGACGGCCGCGACCGCAGCCGACATCGTCCGGCATTCCCAGGCGATGCCCACCGCGATCGAGCTCGATCGTCCCGAGCCCGCCGGACCGATCACGATCTGCGCGCAGCTCGAGGGCAGGCCCAACGCCACGCACGACCGCGCGGTCGAGCTGGCCGCCGCCATCGGGCACGGCGCGGAAGTGCTGGACCAGGCCCCGTCCTGGTGGGGCCGCTACCCGTTCGACCCGGTGGGTGGGATCGGCCTGCGCCTGGGCGCGGAGCCGACGGCACTGCCCCGAGTGCTCAGCGGCGCGCAAGAAGCGGCCGCGGCGAGCGGCCTGCCGTTGGCGATACGCGGAGCGGCCGGGCTCGGCGTGCTCAACGCCGGGCTGCCCGGCGACACCGACCCCGCAGCCGTCGTCGAACTCGTCAAGGCACTGCGCACCGGCTGCGACTACGCGGTGCTGGTCCGTGCGCCGAAGGATGCCGCGATCGACCCGTGGGGGCCGATCGCACCGGGATTTCTGGCGCTGATGCGCCGCACCAAGGACCAGTTCGATCCGGAACACCGGCTCGGCCCCGGTCGGTTCGTGGGAGGAATCTGA
- a CDS encoding (Fe-S)-binding protein, with amino-acid sequence MTETPARPGAFDALHPPQRELVDDCVHCGFCLPSCPTYDLWGEEMDSPRGRIYLMKEGLEGEPMTDTMVGHFDACLGCMACVTACPSGVKYGTLITETRAQVERNHQRGRWERLLRTAIFTLFPYPRRLKAMRGPLALYQRLGIGNLLKRSGLQALLPDELQVMESLVPPIGRAPKLGHRIPARGKRRATVGMITGCVQSAFFPDVNAATARILAAEGCDVVIPPAQGCCGALSEHSGREEEAIKFARDLLDTFEESGVDYVVINSAGCGSTLKEYPRLLQDDPEDAERAERFSARVRDIAELIVELGPVAKRHPLPVQIAYHDACHLAHGQGIRSQPRELLRAIPELELKEINRGELCCGSAGVYNLLQPEPARELGDRKAENVLATGAKLLVTANPGCSMQIRTALERRGEHLAMAHTVQVLDASIRGQGVETLLRD; translated from the coding sequence ATGACCGAGACCCCGGCCCGCCCGGGCGCCTTCGACGCGCTGCACCCGCCGCAGCGCGAACTCGTCGACGACTGCGTCCACTGTGGATTCTGTCTGCCCAGCTGCCCCACCTACGACCTGTGGGGCGAGGAGATGGACTCGCCGCGCGGCCGCATCTACCTGATGAAGGAAGGGCTCGAAGGAGAGCCCATGACCGACACCATGGTCGGCCACTTCGACGCGTGCCTCGGCTGCATGGCGTGCGTGACCGCCTGCCCGTCCGGGGTGAAGTACGGCACGCTCATCACCGAGACGCGGGCGCAGGTCGAGCGGAACCACCAGCGCGGACGCTGGGAACGGCTCCTGCGCACGGCGATCTTCACGCTGTTCCCGTACCCGCGCCGCCTCAAGGCGATGCGCGGACCGCTCGCGCTCTACCAGCGGCTCGGCATCGGAAACCTGCTCAAGCGGTCCGGGCTGCAGGCGTTGCTGCCGGACGAGCTGCAGGTGATGGAATCCCTCGTGCCGCCCATCGGCCGCGCCCCGAAGCTGGGGCACCGGATCCCGGCGCGCGGCAAGCGGCGCGCGACCGTCGGGATGATCACCGGCTGCGTGCAGAGCGCCTTCTTCCCCGACGTCAACGCGGCGACGGCACGCATCCTCGCCGCCGAGGGCTGCGACGTCGTGATCCCACCGGCGCAGGGCTGCTGCGGCGCGCTCAGCGAGCACTCGGGGCGGGAAGAGGAAGCGATCAAGTTCGCCCGCGACCTGCTCGACACCTTCGAAGAATCCGGAGTGGACTACGTCGTCATCAACTCGGCCGGCTGCGGCTCCACGCTGAAGGAATACCCGCGGCTGCTGCAGGACGATCCCGAAGACGCCGAACGCGCGGAGCGCTTCTCCGCGCGCGTGCGGGACATCGCCGAGCTGATCGTCGAACTCGGACCGGTCGCGAAGCGGCACCCGCTGCCGGTGCAGATCGCCTACCACGACGCCTGCCACCTCGCGCACGGCCAAGGCATCCGGTCGCAGCCCCGTGAACTGCTGCGCGCGATCCCCGAGCTGGAGCTCAAGGAGATCAACCGCGGCGAACTGTGCTGCGGCTCCGCTGGCGTCTACAACCTGCTCCAACCGGAGCCGGCGCGCGAGCTCGGCGACCGAAAGGCCGAGAACGTCCTCGCCACCGGAGCGAAGCTGCTGGTGACGGCGAACCCGGGCTGCTCGATGCAGATCCGCACCGCGCTCGAGCGCCGCGGCGAGCACCTCGCGATGGCGCACACCGTCCAGGTGCTCGACGCGTCCATCCGCGGCCAGGGCGTCGAAACCCTGCTGCGCGACTGA
- a CDS encoding glycine-rich domain-containing protein — translation MDQALAFLAVSADHVGEPLAPTPVVDIGWHTFVLYTRDVARGVL, via the coding sequence ATGGACCAGGCGTTAGCGTTCCTCGCCGTCTCGGCTGACCACGTGGGCGAACCGCTCGCACCGACCCCCGTGGTCGACATCGGGTGGCATACGTTCGTCCTCTACACCCGCGACGTCGCCAGAGGAGTTCTGTGA